The Amycolatopsis viridis genome window below encodes:
- a CDS encoding MarC family protein has protein sequence MAIADFFDVKLFLASSITLVVIMDPPGTVPVFLSLVGRKPPAVRARAARQAALVSLLVISLFAIAGQAILAYLGIGVPALQGAGGLLLLLIALDLLTGRGATSEPNVVEDVNVALVPLGTPLLAGPGAIAATIVFVRQAAGHVGAYVALACAIVAVHVVIYAAMRFSGVVIRVIRESGITLLAKIAGLLLAAIAVELVANSVRGFIAGG, from the coding sequence TTGGCCATTGCCGACTTCTTCGACGTGAAGCTGTTTCTGGCGTCGTCCATCACGCTCGTCGTGATCATGGACCCGCCGGGGACGGTGCCGGTGTTCCTGAGCCTGGTCGGCCGCAAGCCGCCGGCGGTGCGGGCGCGCGCGGCCCGGCAGGCGGCGCTGGTGTCGCTGCTGGTGATCTCGTTGTTCGCGATCGCGGGGCAGGCCATCCTCGCCTACCTCGGTATCGGCGTGCCGGCGCTGCAGGGCGCGGGCGGCCTGCTGTTGCTGCTGATCGCGCTGGACCTGCTGACCGGGCGCGGTGCGACGAGCGAGCCCAACGTGGTCGAGGACGTCAACGTCGCCTTGGTGCCACTGGGCACTCCGCTGCTCGCCGGGCCGGGCGCCATCGCCGCGACGATCGTCTTCGTCCGGCAGGCGGCCGGGCATGTCGGTGCCTACGTCGCGCTGGCGTGCGCGATCGTCGCGGTGCACGTCGTGATCTACGCCGCCATGCGCTTCTCCGGTGTGGTGATCCGGGTCATCCGGGAAAGCGGTATCACCCTGCTCGCGAAGATCGCGGGTCTTCTCCTGGCCGCGATCGCCGTGGAGCTGGTGGCGAACTCGGTGCGCGGCTTCATCGCGGGCGGCTGA
- a CDS encoding PHP domain-containing protein translates to MRIDLHTHSTVSDGTDTPAELVAAAAAAGLDVVALTDHDTTAGWAEAAAALPPGLTLVPGAELSCVSSLGISIHLLAYLFDPTAPAIVAEQTRLRQERRTRLRAMAVRMAADGLPIDPDELLGSLGPDSPAGRPHLAQALVRAGLVTSVDQAFAEYLGGGRGYYLPRQDTPVEVAIEMIAEAGGVTVFAHPFARSRGRIVSPQVIADLAEIGLTGLEVDHPNHDEETRAELRGLAAELGLVRTGSSDYHGTNKTIPIGAENTDPEQFEALIDKASGAQIAVG, encoded by the coding sequence ATGCGCATCGACCTGCACACCCACTCCACCGTGTCGGACGGCACGGACACTCCCGCCGAACTCGTGGCCGCGGCCGCCGCGGCCGGGCTCGACGTGGTCGCGCTGACCGATCACGACACCACCGCCGGCTGGGCCGAAGCGGCCGCCGCGCTCCCGCCGGGCCTCACGCTCGTGCCGGGAGCCGAACTGTCCTGCGTGAGCAGTCTGGGCATCAGCATCCACCTGCTGGCCTACCTGTTCGACCCGACCGCACCGGCGATCGTGGCCGAGCAGACCCGGCTGCGCCAGGAACGCCGCACACGGCTGCGTGCGATGGCGGTGCGGATGGCGGCCGACGGGCTGCCGATCGACCCCGACGAGCTGCTCGGCTCCCTCGGACCGGACTCGCCGGCCGGGCGGCCGCACCTCGCGCAGGCACTGGTGCGGGCCGGGCTGGTGACCAGTGTGGACCAGGCGTTCGCCGAGTACCTCGGCGGCGGCCGCGGTTATTACCTGCCGCGGCAGGACACGCCGGTGGAGGTGGCGATCGAGATGATCGCCGAGGCCGGCGGGGTGACGGTGTTCGCGCACCCGTTCGCGCGCAGCCGCGGCCGGATCGTCTCGCCGCAGGTGATCGCCGATCTGGCGGAGATCGGGCTGACCGGGCTCGAGGTCGACCACCCCAACCACGACGAGGAGACGCGCGCCGAGCTGCGCGGGCTGGCCGCTGAGCTGGGGCTGGTCCGGACCGGGTCGAGCGACTACCACGGAACCAACAAGACGATTCCCATCGGTGCCGAGAACACCGATCCGGAGCAGTTCGAGGCGCTGATCGACAAGGCGTCGGGCGCCCAGATCGCGGTGGGCTGA
- a CDS encoding PH domain-containing protein, whose translation MFAPRDPDEYLLDTERRVVRVRRHWAYLAWDTFEAIALLAICVMVSYLLPPSLWVVQNILWYAALLVVLVYAFKVIEWWVERLVVTDKRFVLTTGVFTTKVAMMPISKVTDLTYERTWWGRMFGYGTVVVESAGQIQALNRIEFLPSPEDFYDTISELVFGDKHKQSERFSMIKAQRLARGKKIVG comes from the coding sequence ATGTTCGCCCCACGGGACCCCGACGAGTACCTGCTCGACACCGAGCGGCGCGTCGTCCGGGTTCGCAGGCACTGGGCGTACCTCGCCTGGGACACGTTCGAGGCGATCGCCCTGCTCGCGATCTGCGTCATGGTGTCCTACCTGTTGCCGCCGTCGCTGTGGGTGGTCCAGAACATCCTGTGGTACGCGGCGCTGCTCGTGGTCCTCGTCTACGCGTTCAAGGTCATCGAGTGGTGGGTCGAACGCCTGGTGGTCACCGACAAGCGGTTCGTGCTCACCACCGGTGTCTTCACCACGAAGGTCGCCATGATGCCGATCTCCAAGGTCACCGACCTGACCTACGAGCGCACGTGGTGGGGCCGGATGTTCGGCTACGGCACGGTCGTGGTCGAGTCGGCGGGCCAGATCCAGGCACTGAACCGCATCGAGTTCCTGCCGAGCCCGGAGGACTTCTACGACACCATCTCCGAGCTCGTGTTCGGCGACAAGCACAAGCAGAGCGAGCGCTTCTCGATGATCAAGGCGCAGCGTCTCGCGCGCGGCAAGAAGATCGTCGGCTGA
- a CDS encoding NUDIX hydrolase, which yields MSASSRAGVRCVGGIVHDPAGRLLLIQRANEPGRGLWSIPGGRVEPGETDVAALVREMREETGLRVRPDELAGHVVRGRYEIYDYVCHVEGGALRAGDDAADARWVDAAAFAALALTDGLADTLRGWAMLPRC from the coding sequence ATGAGCGCGAGCAGCCGGGCCGGGGTGCGGTGCGTGGGCGGGATCGTGCACGATCCGGCGGGCCGGCTGCTGCTGATCCAGCGCGCGAACGAGCCCGGGCGCGGCCTGTGGTCGATCCCCGGCGGACGGGTGGAGCCGGGGGAAACCGACGTCGCGGCCCTGGTCCGGGAGATGCGCGAGGAGACCGGTCTGCGGGTGCGCCCGGACGAGCTGGCCGGCCACGTGGTCCGCGGCCGCTACGAGATCTACGACTACGTCTGCCACGTCGAGGGCGGTGCGCTGCGGGCCGGGGACGACGCGGCGGACGCGCGCTGGGTCGACGCGGCGGCCTTCGCGGCACTCGCCTTGACCGACGGGCTGGCCGACACGCTCCGCGGCTGGGCGATGCTCCCGCGCTGCTGA
- a CDS encoding acyl--CoA ligase family protein, which translates to MAEDTWFAPLTPLAFLERSAEVFGDKEAIVHGERRVSYREFAAEATRVAHALRASGVAPGDRVAYLLPNIPEMLVAHFAVPLAGAVLVAINTRLAAAEIRYILEHSGAKVLVVDAALHSSVPRDAAVDIVTVVEGAVPDPAVGGITYDELLARGSDKPLPWRVADERSTISINYTSGTTGRPKGVQYHHRGAYLNSLAEIIHSGHSPESRYLWTLPMFHCNGWCTTWAVTAIGGTHVCLRAVDAAEIWRLLDTEGITHLNGAPTVLNTIAGYSGAHPLAREVVVTTAGAPPSPTVIRRMTDLGARLVHVYGLTETYGPYTVCEPQEGWLGLDIAQRSALMARQGVGMVVTDGIRVVDEQMRDVPRDGATMGEVVMRGNNVMSGYFADPEATEKAFRGGWFHSGDLGVWHPDGYIQLRDRAKDIIVSGGENISTIEVEAALDSHEAVAEVAVVGVPDEKWGERPKAYVVLRPGASVSADELRAHVRSQIARFKVPDQVEFLDALPKTSTGKIQKFQLREREWGGAEARIQG; encoded by the coding sequence ATGGCTGAGGACACGTGGTTCGCCCCGCTCACCCCGCTGGCCTTCCTGGAGCGATCCGCCGAGGTTTTCGGGGACAAGGAGGCGATCGTCCACGGCGAGCGCCGGGTGAGCTACCGCGAGTTCGCCGCGGAGGCCACGCGGGTGGCGCACGCGCTGCGGGCGAGCGGCGTGGCGCCCGGTGACCGGGTCGCCTACCTGCTGCCGAACATCCCGGAGATGCTGGTCGCCCACTTCGCCGTGCCGCTCGCCGGTGCGGTGCTGGTGGCGATCAACACCCGGCTCGCGGCGGCCGAGATCCGCTACATCCTTGAGCACTCCGGCGCGAAGGTGCTGGTCGTCGACGCCGCACTGCACTCCTCGGTGCCGCGCGACGCCGCGGTGGACATCGTGACGGTCGTCGAGGGCGCTGTTCCCGACCCGGCCGTCGGCGGCATCACCTACGACGAGCTGCTCGCGCGGGGCAGCGACAAGCCACTGCCGTGGCGGGTCGCGGACGAGCGGTCCACGATCTCGATCAACTACACGTCCGGCACCACCGGGCGGCCCAAGGGCGTCCAATACCACCACCGCGGGGCCTACCTGAACTCGCTCGCGGAGATCATCCATTCGGGGCACTCGCCGGAGTCGCGGTACCTGTGGACGCTCCCCATGTTCCACTGCAACGGCTGGTGCACCACGTGGGCGGTCACCGCGATCGGCGGCACGCACGTGTGCCTGCGGGCGGTCGACGCGGCGGAGATCTGGCGCCTGCTGGACACCGAGGGGATCACGCACCTCAACGGCGCGCCGACGGTGCTGAACACGATCGCCGGCTACTCCGGCGCGCACCCGCTCGCGCGCGAGGTGGTGGTGACCACGGCCGGCGCACCGCCGTCGCCGACGGTGATCCGCCGGATGACCGACCTCGGCGCACGGCTGGTGCACGTGTACGGGCTGACTGAGACGTACGGCCCGTACACCGTGTGCGAGCCGCAGGAGGGGTGGCTCGGGCTGGACATCGCCCAGCGCAGCGCGCTGATGGCGCGGCAGGGCGTCGGCATGGTGGTCACCGACGGGATCCGCGTGGTCGACGAGCAGATGCGCGACGTACCCCGCGACGGGGCCACGATGGGCGAGGTCGTGATGCGCGGGAACAACGTGATGTCCGGCTACTTCGCCGACCCGGAGGCGACGGAGAAGGCGTTCCGCGGCGGCTGGTTCCACTCCGGCGACCTGGGCGTGTGGCACCCCGACGGCTACATCCAGCTGCGCGACCGCGCCAAGGACATCATCGTCTCCGGGGGCGAGAACATCTCGACGATCGAGGTCGAGGCGGCGCTGGACTCGCACGAGGCCGTGGCGGAGGTCGCGGTCGTCGGCGTGCCCGACGAGAAGTGGGGCGAGCGGCCGAAGGCGTACGTCGTGCTGCGGCCGGGGGCTTCGGTGTCGGCGGACGAGCTGCGGGCGCACGTGCGCAGCCAGATCGCGCGCTTCAAGGTGCCGGACCAGGTCGAGTTCCTGGACGCGCTGCCGAAGACCTCGACCGGCAAGATCCAGAAGTTCCAGCTGCGGGAACGCGAGTGGGGCGGCGCGGAGGCCCGTATCCAGGGCTGA
- a CDS encoding DUF2332 domain-containing protein, giving the protein MAIGLTGAKRQLAEFAGGAADESPLYEYLASRAAEDDEVAGLLAAAPDSASPALLFAVAHRLIQADPIHPLSRYYPSLGGFDGVDDGTWAVFREFLLANADAAAEMLASRSLANNEVRRAACAFPAVAMAAKQAGGKIALLEVGTAGGLLLGMDKFAYRYQCDGGEQLVAGPAKAAVGLHCALDLAPGATLPKLPKKLTVAARAGLDPQPLDLSDEDELAWLEACVWADQPDRVRLLRAAALAQRKSPPEIIAGDAVGGFDEAVSRLPAELPLVVLTSRTMGHVPDDDRGEFLSKLAALGETRPLWWVMDETYEHGLSAVLPGRDELAFAADGLTTLGLARPAAGGWDAVALARTTRYGARMTWLAA; this is encoded by the coding sequence GTGGCGATCGGGCTGACCGGGGCCAAGCGGCAGCTGGCGGAGTTCGCGGGGGGCGCAGCGGACGAGTCGCCGCTCTACGAATACCTCGCGTCCCGGGCGGCCGAGGACGACGAGGTGGCCGGCCTGCTGGCCGCCGCGCCGGACAGCGCCAGTCCCGCGCTGCTGTTCGCGGTCGCGCACCGGCTCATCCAGGCCGACCCGATCCACCCGCTGTCGCGCTACTACCCGTCGCTGGGCGGGTTCGACGGCGTCGACGACGGGACCTGGGCGGTGTTCCGGGAGTTCCTGCTCGCCAACGCCGATGCCGCGGCGGAGATGCTCGCGTCCCGGTCGCTGGCGAACAACGAGGTGCGCCGGGCCGCGTGCGCGTTCCCGGCGGTCGCGATGGCCGCCAAGCAGGCCGGCGGCAAGATCGCGCTGCTCGAGGTGGGCACCGCGGGCGGCCTGCTGCTCGGCATGGACAAGTTCGCCTACCGCTACCAGTGCGACGGCGGTGAGCAGCTGGTGGCCGGCCCGGCCAAGGCGGCGGTCGGCCTGCACTGCGCGCTGGACCTGGCGCCCGGCGCGACGCTGCCGAAGCTGCCGAAGAAGCTCACGGTCGCGGCCCGCGCGGGTCTCGACCCGCAGCCGCTCGATCTGTCCGATGAGGACGAGCTGGCGTGGCTGGAGGCGTGCGTCTGGGCCGACCAGCCGGACCGGGTGCGGTTGCTGCGGGCGGCCGCGCTCGCTCAGCGCAAGTCGCCGCCGGAGATCATCGCCGGGGACGCGGTCGGCGGGTTCGACGAGGCCGTGTCCCGGCTCCCCGCCGAGCTGCCGCTGGTGGTGCTCACCAGCCGGACGATGGGGCACGTACCGGACGACGACCGCGGCGAGTTCCTGTCCAAGCTGGCGGCGCTGGGGGAGACCCGTCCACTGTGGTGGGTCATGGACGAGACCTACGAGCACGGGTTGTCCGCGGTGCTGCCGGGCCGGGACGAGCTGGCCTTCGCCGCCGACGGGCTGACCACGCTGGGCCTCGCGCGGCCGGCCGCCGGCGGCTGGGACGCGGTCGCGCTCGCTCGCACCACCCGCTACGGCGCCCGGATGACCTGGCTGGCCGCCTAG
- a CDS encoding MaoC family dehydratase: MQFGRYFEEFEVGAVYKHWPGKTVTEYDDHLFCLLTMNHHPLHLDAHYAGETTDFGKNVVVGNYIYSLLLGMSVPDVSGKAIANLEIESLRHVKPTFHGDTIYGETEVLEKTPSKSKDDRGVVYVETRGYKQDGTVVCVFRRKVLVPKQNYGEARGGEQPGRPVPHE; encoded by the coding sequence GTGCAGTTCGGGCGGTACTTCGAGGAGTTCGAGGTGGGCGCGGTGTACAAGCACTGGCCCGGCAAGACGGTCACCGAATACGACGACCACCTGTTCTGCCTGCTCACCATGAACCACCACCCGCTGCACCTGGACGCCCACTACGCCGGCGAGACCACCGATTTCGGCAAGAACGTGGTGGTGGGCAACTACATCTACTCGCTGCTGCTGGGCATGTCGGTGCCGGACGTGTCGGGCAAGGCGATCGCGAACCTGGAGATCGAATCGCTGCGGCACGTCAAGCCCACGTTCCACGGGGACACCATCTACGGTGAGACCGAGGTGCTGGAGAAGACGCCGTCGAAGTCCAAGGACGACCGCGGCGTGGTGTACGTGGAGACCCGGGGCTACAAGCAGGACGGCACGGTAGTGTGCGTTTTCCGGCGTAAGGTTCTGGTGCCGAAGCAGAACTACGGTGAGGCGCGCGGGGGCGAGCAGCCGGGCCGTCCCGTTCCGCACGAGTGA
- the corA gene encoding magnesium/cobalt transporter CorA gives MPAIPSLGGLRGRGNGRTTRVEPPVPVPVSAYIVDCAVYVDGARLPGRWTHAEAIKEVRRRRDGFVWIGLHEPDQQQIQGIADVYGLHELAVEDAVQAHQRPKLERYDDTLFMVLKTVRYVEHESPTTANEIVETGELMAFLGLDFIITVRHGAHSGLARLRRDLDQDPERLAGGPAAVLHAITDLIVDQYLDVTASIEDDIDEMETRVFAPRSTVSAEQIYLMKREVLELRRAVLPLVTPVRRLAEGFTRLVPEEVRSYFRDVDDHLATVSERVNNFDELLTTLVDATVAKITLQQNTDMRKITSWAAMITVPTMIAGIYGMNFDFMPELHWRFGYPVVLVLILGICLLLYRIFRKNNWL, from the coding sequence ATGCCTGCGATTCCCTCCCTCGGTGGCCTGCGCGGCCGGGGCAACGGCCGCACCACCCGCGTCGAGCCACCCGTGCCCGTGCCGGTCTCGGCCTACATCGTCGACTGCGCCGTGTACGTCGACGGTGCCCGGCTGCCCGGGCGCTGGACGCACGCCGAGGCCATCAAGGAGGTCCGGCGCAGGCGGGACGGGTTCGTCTGGATCGGCCTGCACGAGCCGGACCAGCAGCAGATCCAGGGCATCGCGGACGTCTACGGCCTGCACGAGCTGGCCGTCGAGGACGCGGTCCAGGCACACCAGCGGCCCAAGCTGGAGCGCTACGACGACACCCTGTTCATGGTGCTCAAGACGGTCCGCTACGTCGAGCACGAGTCGCCGACCACGGCCAACGAGATCGTGGAGACCGGCGAGCTCATGGCGTTCCTCGGGCTGGATTTCATCATCACGGTGCGGCACGGCGCGCATTCCGGCCTCGCCCGGCTGCGCCGGGACCTCGACCAGGACCCGGAGCGCCTGGCCGGCGGCCCGGCCGCGGTGCTGCACGCCATCACCGACCTGATCGTCGACCAGTACCTCGACGTCACCGCCTCGATCGAGGACGACATCGACGAGATGGAGACGCGCGTGTTCGCGCCCCGCTCGACCGTCAGCGCCGAGCAGATCTACCTGATGAAACGCGAGGTGCTGGAGCTGCGCCGCGCGGTGCTGCCGCTGGTCACGCCGGTGCGCCGGCTCGCCGAGGGGTTCACCCGCCTGGTGCCGGAGGAGGTCCGGTCCTACTTCCGGGACGTCGACGACCACCTGGCCACCGTGTCGGAACGGGTGAACAACTTCGACGAGCTGCTGACCACGCTGGTCGACGCGACGGTCGCGAAGATCACGCTCCAGCAGAACACCGACATGCGCAAGATCACCTCGTGGGCCGCGATGATCACGGTGCCGACGATGATCGCGGGCATTTACGGCATGAACTTCGATTTCATGCCCGAGTTGCACTGGCGCTTCGGATATCCGGTGGTGCTCGTGCTGATTCTCGGGATCTGCCTGCTTCTCTACCGAATATTCAGGAAGAACAACTGGCTGTGA
- a CDS encoding metallophosphoesterase family protein, whose protein sequence is MRALVVADEVDEQLWAGLGPGGEVDLVLAAGDLPFDYLEFLTDSLGGVPCVFVPGNHDPDLSGFTRHGGLFLRAGFPQAWPGPAGGINADGRVVDVCGLRIAGLGGSVRYNDGPNQWTQAQQARRARRLVRLAARRNRRDGRGVDVLLTHAPPRGVGDREDPPHHGFGCLHGTVAKMRPDWLLHGHIHPYGEHPREHRMGGTRVRNVVGKHVIEFTPHGVRA, encoded by the coding sequence ATGCGTGCACTGGTGGTCGCCGACGAGGTCGACGAACAGCTGTGGGCCGGTCTCGGCCCGGGCGGCGAGGTCGATCTCGTGCTGGCCGCCGGTGACCTGCCGTTCGACTACCTGGAGTTCCTGACCGACTCGCTGGGCGGGGTGCCGTGCGTGTTCGTGCCCGGCAACCACGACCCGGACCTGTCCGGGTTCACCCGTCACGGCGGCCTGTTCCTGCGCGCCGGTTTCCCGCAGGCGTGGCCGGGCCCGGCCGGCGGCATCAACGCCGACGGCCGGGTCGTCGACGTGTGCGGCCTGCGCATCGCCGGCCTGGGCGGTTCGGTCCGCTACAACGACGGCCCCAACCAGTGGACGCAGGCGCAGCAGGCGCGGCGGGCCCGGCGACTGGTCCGGCTGGCCGCGCGCCGGAACCGCCGCGACGGCCGCGGCGTCGACGTGCTGCTCACCCACGCCCCGCCGCGCGGCGTCGGCGACCGCGAGGACCCGCCGCACCACGGGTTCGGCTGCCTGCACGGGACGGTTGCGAAGATGCGGCCGGACTGGTTGCTGCACGGCCACATCCACCCCTACGGCGAGCATCCCCGGGAGCACCGGATGGGCGGCACGCGCGTCCGCAACGTCGTCGGCAAGCACGTCATCGAGTTCACCCCGCACGGGGTGCGGGCATGA
- a CDS encoding ParB N-terminal domain-containing protein → MNAARDTGFPRADAEHDFLRARRRQVLSRLANWLRREPDDVNIMLPFDEVVDALGYLSERRIGLRVIPLSSIVGSVDRGRDFDRRFRPTSGRVRERWERLALAARRGESIPPIEVYRVGDLHFVIDGHHRVSVAYALGLTTIDAMVTEVRTKLNPQGIRYRGDLIVKDYRRLFLARVPLPGEARASVVVTDPWNYAHLGEHVEAWGFRLMQDEGRFLDRPTVAKRWYEEEYQPVVEMLRQADLIGDRTEAEAYMWVAGERYRLIRTHRWDDEVIEALRSRQR, encoded by the coding sequence ATGAACGCCGCGCGCGACACCGGTTTCCCCCGCGCGGACGCCGAGCACGACTTCCTGCGCGCACGGCGCCGCCAGGTGCTGTCCCGGCTGGCGAACTGGCTGCGCCGGGAACCCGACGACGTCAACATCATGCTGCCGTTCGACGAGGTGGTGGACGCGCTCGGTTACCTGAGCGAGCGGCGGATCGGGCTGCGGGTGATCCCGCTGAGCTCGATCGTCGGCAGCGTCGACCGCGGCCGCGACTTCGACCGCCGGTTCCGCCCCACGTCCGGGCGGGTGCGGGAACGCTGGGAACGGCTCGCGCTGGCGGCCCGCCGCGGCGAGAGCATCCCGCCGATCGAGGTGTACCGGGTCGGCGACCTGCACTTCGTGATCGACGGGCACCACCGCGTTTCGGTCGCCTACGCCCTGGGGCTGACGACCATCGACGCGATGGTCACCGAGGTGCGGACGAAGCTGAACCCGCAGGGCATCCGGTACCGGGGCGACCTGATCGTCAAGGACTACCGGCGGTTGTTCCTCGCCCGGGTGCCGCTGCCGGGCGAGGCCCGCGCGTCGGTGGTGGTGACCGACCCGTGGAACTACGCGCACCTCGGCGAGCACGTGGAGGCGTGGGGGTTCCGCCTCATGCAGGACGAGGGACGGTTCCTGGACCGGCCGACGGTGGCGAAGCGCTGGTACGAGGAGGAGTACCAGCCGGTGGTGGAGATGCTGCGCCAGGCCGACCTGATCGGCGACCGGACCGAGGCGGAGGCGTACATGTGGGTCGCGGGTGAACGCTACCGCCTGATCCGGACGCACCGCTGGGACGACGAGGTCATCGAGGCCCTGCGCTCCCGCCAGCGCTGA
- a CDS encoding nitroreductase family protein, protein MTLPVDEVLTTTRAVRRRLLLDVPVEEQVIEECLEVALQAPNGGNRQPWRWIVVRDEVQRARIAEVYRRCFAEYVAELGNPGPSRDLDSARFLADNLHRVPVLVLPCLVAPRLPEGSQAGSWGSLLPAAWSYMLAARTRGLGTAWTTCHLRREAEIADILGLPPGIRQGVLIPTAYHDGGSFRPARRAPLADVLVVDRWPRPERRTRELMADLDDPFFFDHELDHLPGMMLLSAALDLVRPAGADPAVALTLDFRGMGELDGPVRLSADSPDSTGRLWQVHADQDGRTIMTGTIEQGDPAETSPGSPSWPVQPVDQRLVHRRRAENVFVGDLVESEHDWRVTVLPPPPGHHLDGGRTAERLIEAARQFVTLLEYADNQRQEGTRFVLTRLAATVPAGPSAGAVLTWTKAGERGNRPRYDVQILDADGRAVGSVTVCGRALSEAAFRRLRGRPAPLATAAPGNAERG, encoded by the coding sequence ATGACATTGCCGGTCGACGAGGTGCTCACCACCACTCGTGCCGTTCGCCGGAGACTGCTGCTCGACGTGCCCGTCGAGGAGCAGGTGATCGAAGAGTGCCTGGAGGTCGCCTTGCAGGCGCCCAACGGCGGCAACCGCCAGCCGTGGCGGTGGATCGTCGTGCGGGACGAGGTGCAGCGGGCCAGGATCGCCGAGGTGTACCGGCGGTGCTTCGCCGAGTACGTCGCCGAGCTGGGCAACCCGGGACCGTCCCGGGACCTGGACAGCGCCCGGTTCCTGGCCGACAACCTGCACCGCGTGCCCGTGCTCGTGCTGCCGTGCCTCGTCGCGCCGCGGCTGCCCGAGGGCAGCCAGGCCGGTTCGTGGGGGTCGCTGCTGCCGGCCGCCTGGAGCTACATGCTCGCCGCGCGCACCCGCGGGCTCGGCACCGCCTGGACCACCTGCCACCTGCGCCGGGAGGCCGAGATCGCGGACATCCTCGGCCTGCCGCCCGGGATCCGGCAGGGTGTGCTGATCCCCACCGCCTACCACGACGGCGGGTCGTTCCGCCCCGCCCGGCGCGCGCCGCTCGCCGACGTGCTCGTGGTCGACCGGTGGCCGCGGCCCGAGCGGCGGACCCGTGAGCTCATGGCCGATCTCGACGACCCGTTCTTCTTCGACCACGAACTCGACCACCTGCCCGGCATGATGCTCCTGAGCGCCGCGCTCGACCTCGTCCGCCCGGCCGGCGCGGACCCCGCCGTCGCCCTGACGCTCGACTTCCGCGGCATGGGGGAGCTGGACGGGCCGGTCCGGCTGTCCGCCGACTCACCGGACTCCACCGGCCGGCTGTGGCAGGTCCACGCCGACCAGGACGGCAGAACGATCATGACCGGCACGATCGAGCAGGGCGACCCGGCCGAGACCTCGCCGGGGTCGCCCTCCTGGCCCGTGCAGCCCGTCGACCAGCGGCTGGTGCACCGCAGGCGCGCGGAGAACGTGTTCGTCGGTGACCTCGTGGAGAGCGAGCACGACTGGCGCGTGACCGTGCTGCCGCCGCCCCCCGGGCACCACCTCGACGGCGGGCGGACCGCGGAACGGCTCATCGAGGCGGCGCGGCAGTTCGTGACCCTCCTGGAGTACGCGGACAACCAGCGGCAGGAGGGCACCCGCTTCGTGCTCACCCGGCTCGCCGCCACGGTGCCCGCCGGTCCGTCCGCCGGGGCGGTCCTGACCTGGACCAAGGCGGGCGAGCGTGGCAACCGGCCGCGCTACGACGTGCAGATCCTCGACGCCGACGGGCGGGCCGTGGGCTCGGTGACGGTGTGCGGCCGGGCCCTCAGCGAAGCCGCGTTCCGCAGGCTCCGCGGCCGGCCGGCGCCGCTGGCCACCGCGGCCCCCGGGAACGCGGAGCGCGGCTGA